In bacterium, a single window of DNA contains:
- a CDS encoding glycosyltransferase family 39 protein, whose protein sequence is MNYNQAEFTDGYAFLKWFISFGGENFFDVSSKHMPVYPLLIKIPALFLDPVLAGRLISALAGFFCLFPIYQLCLEVYGERTALLATILFTVSAQILFLTTRVLSEPLFLAFSFTAILHAFRLFSDQKINSLPWLILFSGLAGLTRPEGLTFVPLWIFGLIQAFRRRHFKSVLLSLPPLLLWFGYMLIVPQGGATYGSDMSRSLHSLSSWRLFRNLWMYVEIYPYVIFFPVLIFAGYNLFSELTPKRKVWLMLIAYVHVSILTVLSVFWAWTTRFLALPISVLLIEAAAGMDRFANRLPKWFSKCLIFATIVGSSVFAMIALHYQKDTFADIKNSAQYIRSHFPDSRIFSNDPFKVSCYTNGEVNKYEQKPIYRSGDIIALHSFYGDLERDVTWLTTHYQVEEVFRTDSVVIPVLANTIITKGSNTPEVAARRFHGQTFTSVVLRISGKDERRHSGGIDVRRLLAGAGVFTFVLPCRQNAGDPLCQPGGGRSS, encoded by the coding sequence TTGAATTACAACCAGGCCGAATTTACAGATGGTTACGCATTTCTGAAGTGGTTCATCAGCTTCGGTGGAGAGAATTTTTTTGATGTATCCAGCAAACACATGCCGGTATACCCGTTGTTGATAAAAATCCCGGCGCTGTTTCTCGACCCGGTTCTTGCCGGTCGTTTGATATCGGCTCTTGCTGGTTTCTTCTGCCTTTTTCCAATTTATCAGTTATGTCTTGAAGTCTACGGAGAACGCACAGCACTCTTGGCTACCATCCTATTCACCGTCTCGGCACAGATTCTTTTTCTCACTACGCGTGTCCTGAGCGAACCTCTATTTCTAGCCTTTTCGTTTACTGCAATTTTGCACGCATTTCGTCTGTTCTCAGATCAAAAGATCAATTCCTTACCGTGGTTGATCTTATTTTCAGGATTGGCAGGCTTGACTCGTCCCGAAGGACTCACGTTTGTACCGTTGTGGATTTTCGGACTGATTCAGGCTTTCCGCCGGCGACATTTCAAGTCCGTCCTTCTTTCACTTCCTCCTCTTTTACTTTGGTTCGGTTACATGTTGATCGTACCCCAGGGGGGAGCCACTTACGGGAGTGATATGTCGAGAAGTCTTCATTCTTTAAGCTCATGGAGGTTGTTCAGGAATCTCTGGATGTATGTTGAGATTTATCCTTATGTCATTTTCTTTCCTGTGCTGATCTTTGCGGGGTACAACCTGTTCAGCGAATTAACACCAAAACGCAAAGTTTGGCTTATGCTGATCGCTTACGTTCATGTTAGCATCCTGACTGTATTGTCAGTCTTCTGGGCCTGGACCACCCGTTTCCTCGCCCTTCCTATCAGTGTATTGTTGATTGAAGCCGCTGCTGGAATGGACCGCTTTGCAAATCGGTTGCCGAAGTGGTTTTCAAAATGCTTGATATTCGCGACTATCGTTGGATCGAGCGTCTTTGCGATGATAGCTCTACACTATCAGAAGGATACGTTTGCTGATATTAAGAATTCGGCGCAATACATTCGATCCCACTTCCCGGACTCTCGCATCTTCTCCAATGATCCGTTCAAAGTGTCCTGCTATACAAACGGGGAGGTGAACAAATATGAACAAAAGCCGATTTATCGTTCGGGCGACATCATAGCGCTTCACAGTTTCTACGGAGACCTTGAACGAGATGTGACCTGGCTCACCACTCATTATCAGGTTGAGGAGGTATTTCGTACGGATTCTGTAGTGATCCCTGTGTTGGCAAACACAATTATTACGAAGGGCTCGAATACGCCGGAGGTCGCTGCGCGACGATTCCACGGTCAGACATTCACGAGTGTCGTCCTTCGGATCTCAGGCAAAGATGAGCGCCGCCATTCTGGCGGCATTGATGTTCGCCGGCTTTTAGCCGGCGCTGGAGTTTTTACATTTGTATTACCATGCCGGCAGAATGCCGGCGATCCTCTATGCCAGCCTGGAGGCGGGCGCTCATCATGA